A genomic region of Candidatus Paceibacterota bacterium contains the following coding sequences:
- a CDS encoding MBL fold metallo-hydrolase: protein MVITYYGASCFKVQSGDTILVFDPPSKKSGFKSPRFQADVVFASHGHDNHNGAENISAKEGKEKPFVAAGPGEYEIAGIYARGIKSFHDKENGQKDGLNTIFSVLFENLNICHLGDFNEKELRPEVAEILGDVDILFIPVGGDEVLDAENASKIINQIEPKIIIPMHYITKDFKPDEKKLKEFLKEIGQDDTKPVEKFSFKKKDIEANKSDVVVLSPIL, encoded by the coding sequence ATGGTTATCACATACTACGGAGCCTCCTGTTTTAAGGTTCAATCAGGGGATACGATTTTAGTTTTTGACCCGCCTTCAAAGAAGTCGGGATTTAAGTCGCCTCGTTTCCAGGCGGATGTAGTTTTCGCCAGCCATGGCCACGACAATCACAATGGCGCCGAAAATATCTCGGCAAAAGAAGGCAAAGAAAAACCGTTTGTCGCCGCCGGTCCCGGAGAATACGAAATCGCGGGAATTTATGCCCGAGGAATAAAAAGTTTTCATGATAAAGAAAACGGGCAAAAAGACGGGCTTAACACGATTTTTTCGGTTCTTTTTGAGAACCTTAATATCTGCCACCTCGGCGATTTCAATGAAAAAGAATTAAGGCCGGAGGTTGCCGAGATTTTGGGAGATGTGGATATTCTTTTTATTCCGGTGGGCGGAGACGAAGTTTTGGATGCGGAGAACGCTTCAAAAATAATCAATCAGATAGAGCCTAAAATAATAATTCCGATGCATTATATAACGAAAGATTTCAAGCCCGACGAAAAAAAGCTTAAAGAATTTTTAAAAGAAATCGGGCAGGACGATACAAAGCCGGTTGAAAAGTTCAGTTTCAAGAAAAAGGACATAGAAGCGAATAAAAGCGATGTTGTGGTTTTATCGCCTATATTATAG